The Azospirillum brasilense genome window below encodes:
- a CDS encoding tetratricopeptide repeat protein, whose product MAATALLAAQISVTPAAWAVDVPVRAATHKTFGRMVFDWPRQTGYSASVEGNTLVVRFDEPINAALDRTVAALPGYLSGVRIGGDGKTVTFDLKRPVTLKSFRNGNAVALDLTPAAEAPAQSQTPVQAPASTAKAETPAAPAPARSAGRVTVSAADTPEQSRLSFTWPEGANYTLRRDGASATLLFDRNGNADLAPVARTGLRNIQNVEQFRQANGALAVTFAVPQDAEIKDSKSGRSVVIDVQNPGTRAGLPTSDAASAAPPGATTTTVRPPSAEAAAPSPAVTPPAPARPAAAPPPPKEVAAAPAPAKPEAAKTDPAKTEPQGPTLVFDAGGPASIAVYPRAGHLYIVFDKPLPIGAGKAVGAGASTVGAIEPVPATGGSAFRTRIGPLVWPKIERQGTSWKITPTSRLTGTPPFELKIDPEPDFLLGARLLVRAADAATVVTLSDPDVGDRLQVVPLPVPGNAIPESHRYADLELLPSYQGVVVRPIADAITVRPVKEGVEVTAAGGLHLSPMADAGNRPAVSQTASLPPRPSPGGASNTLTPPTDPKPVPSGRRLFDLPAWKKGDLDHYTEARQNLQLNIVNAPDSERPRAQLDLARFYLANGFGQEAIGMMDVLQEAQPDLEGWPEFRALRGAARFLAGNTDAAAEDFAHPNLANNGEAALWRAAIAADRNDWPAAQAGFKAAAPILNSYPDPILTKLATRAAEAALKTGDAPFAKRLLDRIAERGGTDAEERPDVQYLRGLYYAQTNEPERALEQLTASYNSLDRYYRAKAGLALVNLQLAEGRMSPPAAAERLAGLTFTWRGDELEMQIRQRMGEVLIAAGQYADGFNAMKETAALVADTPRAEEITREMSRIFADLYKDGAQKLPTIEALQLYDQFRELTPVGEAGDEVIRQLAERLISVDLLNRAADLLQHQVEYRLSGEDKARVGTRLASVRLLDNKPEDALRALELSNVPNLPADLIGERRLMQAKALAELGRGDEALLLLSEDDSKPANSLRVDIAWRAQKWEAAAFALNKLIGAPPPPTQPINPATSQLVLNRAVALALAGDGTNLNLLRKEFGSAMTNGPDADAFRVLTRPEQALGLIDVNTVRSRVAEVDVFQKFLKNYRGKQSAAIN is encoded by the coding sequence GTGGCCGCCACGGCTCTGCTCGCCGCCCAGATCTCCGTCACCCCGGCTGCCTGGGCCGTCGATGTGCCGGTGCGCGCCGCCACCCACAAGACCTTCGGGCGCATGGTCTTCGACTGGCCGCGCCAGACCGGCTACAGCGCGTCGGTGGAGGGCAACACGCTGGTCGTCCGCTTTGACGAGCCGATCAACGCCGCGCTGGATCGCACCGTGGCGGCCTTGCCCGGCTATCTGTCCGGAGTGCGGATCGGCGGCGACGGCAAGACGGTGACCTTCGATCTGAAGCGGCCGGTGACGCTGAAGAGCTTCCGCAACGGCAACGCCGTGGCGCTCGACCTGACTCCCGCCGCGGAGGCGCCGGCCCAGAGCCAGACGCCTGTCCAGGCTCCCGCTTCAACGGCCAAGGCCGAGACACCGGCCGCACCCGCTCCGGCGCGCTCCGCGGGGCGGGTGACGGTCAGCGCGGCCGACACGCCGGAGCAGAGCCGCCTGTCCTTCACCTGGCCGGAGGGCGCAAACTACACGCTGCGCCGCGACGGCGCGTCGGCCACGCTGCTGTTCGACCGCAACGGCAATGCCGATCTGGCGCCGGTGGCCAGGACGGGGCTGCGCAACATCCAGAACGTGGAGCAGTTCCGGCAGGCCAACGGCGCGCTGGCCGTCACCTTCGCCGTGCCGCAGGACGCCGAGATCAAGGACAGCAAGTCGGGCCGGTCCGTGGTGATCGACGTGCAGAATCCGGGAACGCGCGCCGGTCTGCCGACGAGCGACGCGGCGAGTGCGGCCCCGCCCGGCGCCACCACGACCACCGTGCGCCCGCCCTCGGCCGAAGCCGCAGCGCCATCGCCTGCGGTTACACCCCCCGCTCCGGCCAGACCGGCGGCGGCGCCTCCTCCGCCGAAGGAGGTCGCGGCGGCCCCCGCGCCCGCAAAGCCCGAAGCCGCCAAAACCGATCCGGCGAAAACCGAGCCGCAGGGGCCGACGCTGGTGTTCGACGCCGGGGGGCCGGCATCCATCGCCGTCTACCCGCGCGCCGGCCATCTCTACATCGTGTTCGACAAGCCCCTGCCCATCGGCGCCGGCAAGGCCGTCGGGGCTGGTGCCAGCACGGTCGGAGCGATCGAGCCGGTGCCGGCGACCGGGGGCAGTGCGTTCCGCACCCGGATCGGGCCGCTGGTCTGGCCGAAGATCGAACGGCAGGGGACGAGCTGGAAGATCACGCCGACCAGCCGCCTGACCGGCACGCCGCCCTTCGAACTGAAGATCGACCCGGAGCCGGATTTCCTGCTGGGCGCCCGTCTGCTGGTGCGCGCCGCGGATGCGGCGACCGTGGTGACGCTGTCCGACCCCGACGTCGGCGACCGTCTCCAGGTCGTGCCGCTGCCGGTTCCCGGCAACGCCATTCCCGAATCGCACCGTTACGCCGATCTTGAGCTGCTGCCCAGCTACCAGGGCGTTGTCGTGCGGCCCATCGCCGACGCCATCACCGTGCGCCCGGTCAAGGAGGGGGTGGAGGTGACCGCGGCGGGCGGCCTGCACCTGTCGCCCATGGCCGATGCCGGAAACCGCCCGGCCGTGTCGCAGACGGCGTCGCTGCCACCGCGGCCGTCGCCCGGCGGCGCCTCGAACACGTTGACTCCGCCCACCGACCCGAAGCCGGTGCCCTCCGGGCGCCGCCTGTTCGACCTGCCGGCCTGGAAGAAGGGCGACCTCGACCATTACACCGAGGCGCGGCAGAATCTTCAGCTCAACATCGTCAACGCGCCGGATTCCGAACGCCCCCGTGCCCAGCTCGACCTCGCCCGCTTCTATCTGGCGAACGGCTTCGGGCAGGAGGCCATCGGCATGATGGATGTGCTGCAGGAGGCCCAGCCCGACCTGGAAGGCTGGCCGGAATTCCGCGCCCTGCGCGGGGCCGCGCGCTTCCTGGCGGGAAACACCGACGCCGCGGCGGAGGATTTCGCCCATCCGAACCTCGCCAACAACGGCGAGGCCGCGCTGTGGCGCGCCGCCATCGCGGCGGACCGCAACGACTGGCCGGCGGCCCAGGCCGGCTTCAAGGCGGCGGCGCCGATCCTGAACTCCTACCCCGACCCGATCCTGACCAAGTTGGCGACCCGCGCCGCCGAGGCCGCGCTGAAGACCGGCGATGCGCCCTTCGCCAAGCGGCTGCTCGACCGCATCGCCGAGCGCGGCGGCACGGACGCCGAGGAGCGGCCCGACGTCCAGTATCTCCGCGGCCTCTACTACGCCCAGACCAACGAGCCGGAGCGGGCGCTGGAGCAGCTGACCGCCTCCTACAACAGCCTCGACCGCTATTACCGGGCCAAGGCCGGGCTGGCGCTGGTGAACCTGCAACTGGCGGAAGGCCGCATGTCGCCGCCCGCCGCGGCGGAGCGGCTGGCCGGGCTGACCTTCACGTGGCGCGGCGACGAGCTGGAGATGCAGATCCGCCAGCGCATGGGCGAGGTGCTGATCGCCGCCGGCCAGTACGCCGACGGCTTCAACGCCATGAAGGAGACCGCCGCCCTGGTCGCCGATACGCCGCGGGCGGAGGAGATCACCCGCGAGATGTCGCGCATCTTCGCCGACCTCTACAAGGACGGGGCGCAGAAGCTGCCGACCATCGAGGCGCTCCAGCTCTACGACCAGTTCCGCGAGCTGACCCCGGTCGGGGAAGCGGGTGACGAGGTGATCCGGCAGCTCGCCGAGCGGCTGATCTCGGTGGACCTGCTGAACCGCGCCGCCGACCTGCTGCAGCATCAGGTGGAATACCGCCTGTCCGGCGAGGACAAGGCGAGGGTCGGCACGCGGCTCGCCTCCGTCCGCCTGCTCGACAACAAGCCGGAGGACGCGCTGCGCGCTCTGGAGCTGTCCAACGTGCCGAACCTGCCGGCGGATCTGATTGGCGAGCGCCGCCTGATGCAGGCCAAGGCGCTGGCCGAACTGGGCCGCGGCGACGAGGCGCTGCTGCTGCTCTCCGAGGACGACAGCAAGCCGGCCAACTCGCTGCGGGTGGACATCGCGTGGCGCGCCCAGAAATGGGAGGCCGCGGCCTTCGCCCTGAACAAGCTGATCGGCGCGCCTCCGCCGCCGACCCAGCCGATCAACCCGGCGACCTCGCAGCTCGTCCTGAACCGGGCGGTGGCGCTGGCGCTGGCCGGGGACGGCACGAACCTGAACCTGCTGCGCAAGGAGTTCGGCTCGGCGATGACCAACGGTCCCGACGCCGACGCCTTCCGCGTGCTGACCCGGCCGGAGCAGGCGCTGGGCCTGATCGACGTCAACACCGTCCGCTCCCGCGTCGCCGAGGTGGACGTGTTCCAGAAGTTCCTGAAGAACTACCGCGGCAAGCAGAGCGCGGCGATCAACTGA
- a CDS encoding flagellar basal body-associated FliL family protein, whose protein sequence is MTAHAEDDVPTDGLPRKKFSGKKLVLFVILPLVLLIGAGAGVYFSGLLDSLLGKKEEHAEVPAEPAQPDPHAAPVFYDLPDMLVNLNSSGKRPAFLKIKISIQLAKGEDIPAIEHVLPRIIDNFQVYLRELRLEDLKGSAGMYRLRQELLMRITASAHPVKVKDVLFKEMLVQ, encoded by the coding sequence ATGACCGCGCACGCTGAAGACGACGTTCCGACCGATGGCCTGCCGCGCAAGAAATTCAGCGGCAAGAAGCTGGTCCTGTTCGTCATCCTGCCGCTGGTGCTGCTGATCGGCGCCGGAGCGGGCGTCTACTTCAGCGGCCTGCTCGACTCGCTGCTCGGCAAGAAGGAGGAGCACGCGGAGGTGCCGGCGGAGCCGGCGCAGCCCGATCCCCACGCGGCCCCGGTCTTCTACGACCTGCCGGACATGCTGGTGAACCTGAACAGCAGCGGCAAGCGTCCGGCCTTCCTGAAGATCAAGATCTCGATCCAGCTCGCCAAGGGCGAGGACATACCGGCGATCGAGCATGTGCTGCCGCGCATCATCGACAACTTCCAGGTCTATCTGCGCGAATTGCGGCTGGAGGACCTGAAGGGGTCGGCGGGCATGTACCGCCTGCGCCAGGAACTGCTGATGCGGATCACCGCGTCCGCCCATCCGGTGAAGGTCAAGGACGTTCTGTTCAAGGAAATGCTGGTCCAGTAG
- a CDS encoding protein phosphatase CheZ yields the protein MAPPVSSSLADQKLLRQQLDAAHAEAAQPLSREEVTDIVRSILGSMDGDISATDLRLYKEVVDLARFIESAKQELAALQPAEIRDQHIPNATDELDAVVGATEQATFAIFDACDVITGISGQIDPENSAKLTEQVTKIFEACNFQDITGQRISKVVRTLKHIESKVDMIVAAFGDEVRQNHTRPAAAAAAAEIHTDPSPNFATDRPADDPEAGLLHGPQMTSAAMDQDEIDRLLASFD from the coding sequence ATGGCCCCGCCCGTTTCCTCCTCGCTCGCCGATCAGAAGCTCCTGCGCCAGCAGCTCGACGCCGCCCATGCCGAAGCGGCCCAGCCGCTGAGCCGCGAGGAGGTGACGGACATCGTCCGCTCCATCCTCGGCAGCATGGACGGCGACATCTCCGCCACCGACCTGCGCCTCTACAAGGAGGTGGTCGACCTCGCCCGCTTCATCGAGAGCGCCAAGCAGGAGTTGGCGGCGCTCCAGCCCGCGGAAATCCGCGACCAGCACATCCCGAACGCCACGGATGAGCTGGACGCGGTCGTCGGCGCGACGGAGCAGGCCACCTTCGCCATCTTCGACGCCTGCGACGTCATCACCGGCATCTCCGGCCAGATCGATCCGGAAAACTCCGCGAAGCTGACCGAGCAGGTGACCAAGATCTTCGAGGCCTGCAACTTCCAGGACATCACCGGCCAGCGTATTTCCAAGGTCGTGCGCACGCTCAAGCACATCGAATCGAAGGTGGACATGATCGTCGCGGCCTTCGGCGACGAGGTGCGGCAGAACCACACCCGCCCCGCCGCCGCGGCCGCTGCGGCGGAGATCCACACCGATCCGTCGCCAAACTTCGCCACCGACCGCCCGGCGGACGACCCGGAGGCCGGGCTTCTGCACGGGCCGCAGATGACCAGCGCCGCCATGGACCAGGACGAGATCGACCGCCTGCTGGCGAGCTTCGACTAA
- a CDS encoding DUF6468 domain-containing protein, translating to MSPTLTLVLDLVMVGLLAATIAYAIILNRQIIKLRESRGEMAELVRGLNEAMSRAETGVRGLKKTAHDTGDDLQRTVAKAQTLRDELEFMIEAADAMANRLGNVGGERPKPGPAARSAARPGLSARPPVASRPAVAPRPIVEDDLGHDDHDLHDHGHDDHDLHDHGHLDHDDHDDLPPLRSAAFRSEPLRADPSRAESLARRPAPAPDPILREGESLSRAERELLQAIENAGKGVG from the coding sequence ATGAGCCCGACCCTCACGCTCGTCCTCGATCTGGTGATGGTGGGGCTGCTCGCCGCGACCATCGCCTACGCGATCATCCTCAACCGGCAGATCATTAAGCTGCGCGAGAGCCGCGGCGAGATGGCCGAGCTGGTGCGCGGCCTGAACGAGGCCATGTCGCGCGCCGAAACCGGCGTGCGCGGTCTGAAGAAGACGGCCCACGACACCGGCGACGACCTGCAGCGCACGGTCGCCAAGGCGCAGACCCTGCGCGACGAGCTGGAATTCATGATCGAGGCTGCCGACGCCATGGCGAACCGGCTGGGCAATGTCGGCGGGGAGCGGCCGAAGCCCGGTCCGGCAGCCCGTTCGGCGGCACGCCCCGGCCTGTCCGCCCGTCCGCCCGTCGCGTCGCGCCCGGCCGTCGCCCCGCGTCCGATCGTCGAGGACGATCTCGGTCACGATGACCACGATCTCCACGATCACGGGCACGACGACCATGATCTTCACGATCATGGCCACCTCGACCACGACGATCACGACGACTTGCCGCCGTTGCGCTCCGCCGCGTTCCGCAGCGAGCCGCTGCGCGCCGATCCGTCGCGGGCCGAGTCCCTGGCGCGCCGCCCCGCTCCGGCGCCCGATCCCATCCTGCGCGAGGGCGAGAGTCTGTCCCGCGCCGAGCGTGAACTTCTGCAAGCCATCGAGAACGCCGGCAAGGGGGTCGGATGA
- the flgF gene encoding flagellar basal-body rod protein FlgF: protein MENPIYVSLSRQLTLRRQLDVISNNIANMNTTGFKQQRMLFTEFLERPGMHEQVSFVQDRAVVRDLSAGGMMQTGNSLDLALTGHGYFTVDTASGPRYTRAGNFRLNDQRQIVDGGGLPVLGDNGQPLAVPNGTKDIMVSGDGTVSTELGQVGRLNIVTFRNEQLMTEVGAGLYVSDEEPQAAPAETKVAQGMLENSNVKPVVEMTALIEIQRQYQSNQKLIESEHERIRSAVQKLGRTA from the coding sequence ATGGAAAACCCGATCTACGTGTCCCTGTCGCGCCAGCTCACCCTGCGCCGCCAGTTGGACGTGATCTCGAACAACATCGCGAACATGAACACCACGGGCTTCAAGCAGCAGCGCATGCTGTTCACGGAGTTCCTGGAGCGTCCGGGCATGCACGAGCAGGTCAGCTTCGTGCAGGACCGCGCCGTGGTGCGCGACCTCTCGGCCGGCGGGATGATGCAGACCGGCAATTCGCTGGATCTGGCGCTGACCGGGCATGGCTACTTCACGGTCGATACGGCAAGCGGCCCGCGCTACACCCGCGCGGGCAACTTCCGCCTCAACGACCAGCGCCAGATCGTGGACGGCGGCGGCCTGCCGGTCCTCGGCGACAACGGCCAGCCCCTCGCCGTCCCGAACGGCACCAAGGACATCATGGTGTCCGGCGACGGCACCGTCTCCACCGAGCTGGGCCAAGTGGGCCGGCTGAACATCGTCACCTTCCGCAACGAGCAGCTGATGACCGAGGTCGGAGCCGGCCTCTACGTCAGCGACGAGGAGCCGCAGGCGGCCCCCGCCGAGACGAAGGTGGCACAGGGAATGCTAGAGAATTCGAACGTGAAGCCGGTGGTGGAAATGACGGCGCTGATCGAGATCCAGCGCCAATACCAGTCCAACCAGAAGCTGATCGAGAGCGAGCACGAGCGCATCCGCAGCGCCGTCCAGAAGCTGGGCCGCACGGCCTGA
- the flgG gene encoding flagellar basal-body rod protein FlgG — protein sequence MRSLAIGATGMIAQQLNVETISNNIANATTTGFKKQRAEFQDLLYQNFRRIGSTSSDAGTIVPTGVQVGAGVRVAAVARVLEQGNLTVTDNKLDVAINGSGYFQVQLPSGDTAYTRAGNFKLSPEGIIVTADGYPVQPAITIPAEAVDVAINASGEVMVKLDGQVAQQNVGQLQLATFANAAGLEAVGDNLFLQTGASGEAVGGNPGAPGFGRVVQGALETSNVNIVQEITTLISAQRAYEMNSKVIKTTDEMMQQASQLR from the coding sequence ATGCGCAGCCTCGCCATCGGCGCCACCGGCATGATCGCCCAGCAGCTGAACGTCGAAACCATCTCGAACAACATCGCCAACGCGACGACGACCGGTTTCAAGAAGCAACGGGCCGAATTCCAGGACCTGCTGTACCAGAACTTCCGCCGCATCGGCTCCACCTCGTCGGACGCCGGCACCATCGTGCCGACCGGCGTGCAGGTGGGTGCGGGCGTGCGCGTCGCCGCGGTGGCCCGCGTGCTGGAGCAGGGCAACCTGACCGTCACCGACAACAAGCTGGACGTCGCCATCAACGGCTCCGGCTATTTCCAGGTGCAGCTGCCCAGCGGCGACACCGCCTACACCCGCGCCGGCAATTTCAAGCTGTCGCCGGAGGGCATCATCGTCACCGCCGACGGCTATCCGGTGCAGCCGGCGATCACCATCCCGGCGGAAGCCGTGGACGTCGCCATCAACGCCTCGGGCGAGGTGATGGTGAAGCTGGACGGCCAGGTGGCCCAGCAGAATGTCGGCCAGCTCCAGCTCGCCACCTTCGCCAACGCGGCCGGCCTGGAAGCCGTCGGCGACAACCTGTTCCTTCAGACCGGCGCGTCGGGCGAGGCGGTCGGCGGCAACCCCGGCGCTCCCGGCTTCGGCCGCGTGGTGCAGGGCGCGCTGGAGACCTCCAACGTCAACATCGTGCAGGAGATCACCACCCTGATCTCCGCCCAGCGCGCCTACGAGATGAACTCCAAGGTCATCAAGACCACCGACGAGATGATGCAGCAGGCCTCGCAGCTCCGCTGA
- the flgA gene encoding flagellar basal body P-ring formation chaperone FlgA produces MPRPALRILGTALLAAALAGGPTVLAQTALAQAMDDGAIGVAAQAVVYSPAHVEAALSDALSRQITTGRLQMELDNRAVELRAPAGAGSLTVENLYYNPVQGRFAAEMIVADTRPVVRLPVSGRAYGVVQVPVLSRRIALGDVIGPGDVDWQDVRADLAGSDIAATDAQLIGLTPRRGVPINQPVRLRDLQSPRVVDKGSLVTITLATENLTLSAQGKALQDGGRGDVIRVINTQSNRILEATVAGPNIVAVAKPGFIAK; encoded by the coding sequence ATGCCCCGCCCCGCCCTCCGCATCCTCGGCACCGCCCTCCTCGCCGCCGCCCTTGCCGGCGGCCCGACGGTCCTTGCCCAGACGGCCCTCGCCCAGGCGATGGACGACGGCGCAATCGGGGTGGCGGCACAGGCGGTCGTCTACAGCCCGGCCCATGTCGAGGCGGCGCTGTCCGACGCGCTGTCCCGCCAGATCACCACGGGCCGCCTGCAAATGGAGCTGGACAACCGGGCGGTGGAACTGCGCGCCCCGGCGGGCGCCGGCAGCCTGACGGTGGAGAACCTCTACTACAACCCGGTGCAGGGCCGCTTCGCCGCGGAGATGATCGTGGCCGACACCCGCCCGGTCGTGCGCCTTCCGGTGTCGGGCCGCGCCTACGGCGTGGTGCAGGTGCCGGTGCTGTCGCGGCGCATCGCGCTCGGCGATGTGATCGGCCCCGGCGACGTGGATTGGCAGGACGTGCGCGCCGACCTCGCCGGCAGCGACATCGCCGCCACCGACGCCCAGCTCATCGGCCTGACGCCGCGGCGCGGCGTTCCCATCAACCAGCCCGTGCGGCTGCGCGACCTCCAGTCGCCGCGGGTCGTGGACAAGGGCTCGCTCGTCACCATCACGCTGGCCACCGAGAACCTGACCCTGTCGGCCCAGGGCAAGGCCCTGCAGGACGGCGGCCGGGGCGACGTGATCCGCGTCATCAACACCCAATCGAACCGCATCCTCGAAGCGACCGTCGCCGGCCCCAACATCGTCGCCGTGGCAAAGCCCGGCTTCATCGCGAAGTAA
- the fliM gene encoding flagellar motor switch protein FliM: MSNTEELSEEERLAAEWAALAEDGGDMGDMADMGGGGSTRVLNQDEIDSLLGFDQGGAGDGDNSGIMALVNSALVNYERLPMLEVVFDRLVRMMSTSLRNFTSDNVEVSLDQISSVRFGDYLNSIPLPAMLSVFKAEEWDNYGLMVVDSALIYSIVDVLLGGRRGTAAMRIEGRPYTTIERNLVERMVHVVLSDLSAAFDPLSPVTFRFDRLETNPRFATIARPANAAVLVKLRIDMEDRGGRLELMIPYATLEPVRELLLQMFMGEKFGRDSIWETHLASELLVTDVDISAVLDEVTMTLHDVLNWRVGTRILLNATPDGTIELRCGDVSMFQGRMGRKGGHIAVRIERELPKQEVMRL; encoded by the coding sequence ATGAGCAACACCGAGGAACTGAGCGAAGAAGAACGCCTTGCCGCCGAATGGGCCGCCCTCGCCGAAGACGGCGGCGACATGGGCGACATGGCGGACATGGGCGGCGGCGGTTCGACCCGCGTCCTCAATCAGGACGAGATCGACAGCCTGCTCGGCTTCGACCAGGGCGGGGCCGGGGACGGCGACAATTCCGGCATCATGGCGCTGGTCAATTCGGCGCTCGTCAACTACGAACGCCTGCCCATGCTGGAGGTGGTCTTCGACCGCCTCGTCCGCATGATGTCCACCAGCTTGCGCAACTTCACCTCCGACAACGTCGAGGTCAGCCTCGACCAGATCTCCTCGGTGCGCTTCGGCGACTATCTGAACTCGATCCCGCTGCCGGCCATGCTGTCCGTCTTCAAGGCGGAGGAGTGGGACAACTACGGCCTGATGGTCGTGGACTCGGCGCTGATCTACTCCATCGTGGACGTGCTGCTGGGCGGACGGCGCGGCACGGCGGCGATGCGCATCGAAGGCCGACCCTACACGACCATCGAGCGCAACCTCGTGGAGCGCATGGTCCATGTGGTGCTGTCCGACCTGTCCGCCGCCTTCGACCCGCTGTCGCCCGTCACCTTCCGCTTCGACCGGCTGGAGACCAACCCGCGCTTCGCGACCATCGCGCGCCCGGCCAACGCGGCGGTGCTGGTCAAGCTGCGCATCGACATGGAGGATCGCGGCGGCCGCCTGGAGCTGATGATCCCCTATGCGACTCTGGAGCCGGTGCGCGAGCTTCTGCTCCAGATGTTCATGGGTGAGAAGTTCGGCCGCGACTCGATTTGGGAAACCCACCTCGCCTCGGAACTGCTGGTCACCGACGTGGACATCTCCGCGGTGCTGGACGAGGTGACGATGACCCTGCACGACGTGCTGAACTGGCGCGTTGGCACGCGAATCCTTCTGAACGCCACGCCGGACGGCACCATCGAGCTGCGTTGCGGCGACGTTTCCATGTTCCAAGGCCGCATGGGCCGTAAGGGCGGGCACATCGCCGTGCGGATCGAGCGGGAGCTGCCCAAGCAGGAGGTCATGCGGCTATGA
- a CDS encoding flagellar motor protein MotB: MIRLPKLPKAEDKSGGHNRTIWLISFTDLMSLLLAFFVLMYSMSEPEAQRWTGLVKSLSSARSTAVTPSATPPEPKAAFNAATVESYSAINLDYLSALLRTQTAANEDLAAVEVRREDDRVVIGLPAHVMFDPTGGSFTDQGRRVLYLLGAAVGRIGNRIEVVGHAEREDQSAGLAWERALTRAVAVAALLRETGYKRDLVARSLMSEAPGIDPVPGGARVDVVVREETAGPPVSGAATDAEPEE, translated from the coding sequence ATGATCCGCCTCCCCAAATTGCCCAAGGCCGAGGACAAGAGCGGCGGCCACAACCGGACGATCTGGCTCATCAGCTTCACCGACCTGATGTCGCTGCTGCTCGCCTTCTTCGTCCTGATGTATTCGATGAGCGAGCCGGAGGCGCAGCGCTGGACCGGGCTGGTCAAGTCGCTGTCGTCGGCCCGCTCCACCGCGGTGACGCCCTCCGCGACGCCGCCCGAGCCGAAGGCCGCTTTCAACGCCGCCACGGTGGAGTCATATTCGGCGATCAATCTGGATTATCTCAGCGCCCTGCTTCGTACCCAGACCGCGGCCAACGAGGATCTGGCGGCGGTGGAGGTGCGGCGGGAGGACGATCGCGTGGTGATTGGCCTGCCGGCTCATGTGATGTTCGATCCGACCGGCGGCAGCTTCACCGACCAGGGGCGGCGGGTGTTGTATCTGCTGGGCGCGGCGGTGGGCCGGATCGGCAACCGGATCGAGGTGGTTGGCCACGCCGAGCGGGAGGACCAGTCCGCGGGGCTGGCCTGGGAACGCGCCCTGACGCGCGCGGTTGCCGTTGCGGCGCTGCTGCGCGAAACAGGCTACAAGCGCGACCTCGTGGCGCGCAGCCTGATGAGCGAAGCGCCCGGCATCGATCCGGTGCCCGGCGGGGCGCGGGTGGATGTGGTGGTGCGTGAGGAAACGGCGGGGCCGCCGGTGTCCGGGGCGGCCACCGATGCGGAGCCGGAGGAGTGA
- a CDS encoding MotE family protein, whose product MSDATSTKGASSALGGEPKVVIRPAGATPTGVRTSPSVAGQPPAPGAAQAAAQAAAQAAARAKPKAKLKAKTKRKPAVPRRPLAERMREKMKAWRFRILPLTIFVAVLMLGVRVGDLWRITTRDARLPDFPATLAQGQSAVTAPPMQLAANGAKPSPEPAQGGSSNGAPPNPTPPDNAALGPVKNEELLQHFAERRAEIERRTKELEQREALLTAAEKRIDQKVQEMEKVRTDIQKLMRQGDEKQTAQLESLVKIYETMKPKEAARIFEELDMPVLLGVVEKMKETKTAPILAAMDPLKAKELTSALIERRGVPAAPKN is encoded by the coding sequence ATGAGCGACGCCACCAGCACGAAAGGCGCATCCTCCGCCCTTGGCGGGGAGCCCAAGGTCGTGATCCGCCCGGCCGGTGCCACCCCGACCGGCGTTCGCACCAGCCCGAGCGTGGCCGGCCAGCCGCCGGCTCCGGGCGCCGCGCAGGCCGCGGCCCAAGCCGCCGCCCAAGCCGCTGCCAGGGCGAAGCCGAAGGCCAAGCTGAAGGCGAAGACCAAACGCAAGCCCGCCGTCCCACGCCGCCCGCTGGCGGAGCGAATGCGCGAGAAGATGAAGGCGTGGCGGTTCCGCATCCTGCCGCTGACCATCTTCGTCGCCGTCCTGATGCTGGGGGTGCGCGTTGGCGACCTGTGGCGGATCACCACGCGCGACGCCCGCCTGCCGGATTTCCCGGCGACGCTGGCCCAGGGGCAGAGCGCCGTTACGGCGCCGCCGATGCAGCTTGCCGCCAACGGCGCCAAGCCTTCGCCCGAACCGGCCCAGGGCGGGTCGAGCAACGGCGCGCCGCCCAATCCGACGCCGCCGGATAACGCCGCCCTCGGCCCGGTCAAGAATGAGGAGCTTCTCCAGCATTTCGCCGAGCGCCGCGCCGAGATCGAGCGCCGCACCAAGGAGCTGGAGCAGCGCGAGGCCCTGCTGACCGCCGCCGAGAAGCGCATCGACCAGAAGGTGCAGGAGATGGAGAAGGTCCGCACCGACATCCAGAAGCTGATGCGCCAGGGCGACGAGAAGCAGACCGCTCAGCTCGAAAGCCTCGTAAAGATCTACGAGACGATGAAGCCCAAGGAAGCCGCCCGCATCTTCGAGGAGCTGGACATGCCCGTCCTGCTTGGGGTGGTGGAGAAGATGAAGGAAACCAAGACGGCGCCGATCCTGGCCGCGATGGACCCGCTGAAGGCCAAGGAGCTGACCTCCGCGCTCATCGAGCGGCGCGGCGTGCCCGCGGCGCCGAAGAACTGA